The genomic window ATCTAGATGTTATTGATATCTCTGTTTAAACTTTGCACATTTTTTCTAGCTCAAGTTCTATTAAGATCATATTAACTTTGAACATTCTTTCAGGAACCAGTAATAAAACCGATTTGGAACACATTTGCTAGCAGTCTCAGCGGAATTTGGAAGGGTGTAGGTGCCGTGTTTTCTCCCATCACTGCTGAAATGGAGCCTATTGAAATAGGTAACAAGAATGAAAATCTATATGNNNNNNNNNNNNNNNNNNNNNNNNNNNNNNNNNNNNNNNNNNNNNNNNNNNNNNNNNNNNNNNNNNNNNNNNNNNNNNNNNNNNNNNNNNNNNNNNNNNNNNNNNNNNNNNNNNNNNNNNNNNNNNNNNNNNNNNNNNNNNNNNNNNNNNNNNNNNNNNNNNNNNNNNNNNNNNNNNNNNNNNNNNNNNGGCTATGCCATCACCTTCTGGCGAACATACATCTCAAATCCAGAGAAAGGTTAATTGGGTGACTTTGAATCCTTACGGTGAAATACCACAGCAACTTGAAGGCAATACTGAAGCTAAAGAAGGATTGGATGCTGGTAACGTGCAAACAATTAGGAAGCATAGTGTTGGTGgaaattcaaaaaatcatattttgCCTGCATTTGAGTCCTTTGACTTTGAACGAAGTGATGTGATGGAAGAAGATGTCATGGGCTCTGAACCTGGCCTTGTTTACTTTGAAGTAAGATTTCTCCCTTTAGTATCTGATGATTACTTTTAAGGTTTACTGGCAGAGATGCGATAATTTGTTGCAAGTGTTCATCGTCATAAGGATGACCCGTAAAAGTAAGTTATGTAGTAAATAACAGGGAGTATTTCTGTCAAACCCCCTCTGCCCTTGTGGTTGCTGCTGCTATCTTTCTATTTCGCCAAAAAGACACGGAGAAGGTTAACAAGTAACAACCCCCTATTTGCACACACTACTACTCACTACTAATTGTGATTTGAAAATTGCAGGATGGATCTTATTCTAGGGGACCTGTAGATATCCCGGTGGGCGAAGATGATGCGACAAAGTACTATCTGACACCGACTTTCAAGTTTGAACAAGTAAGCTTGGCATGCACATTGGAGAATATCATATTTATATAACGTATTCTGGTGTTCGTACACGGATCATCCATTTATGGTTTTTATTCGAGTTTACAAAGTGCATGTTAATGTTATTGCTGGCAGTTGTGATAACTTGTGAGTTTGATATTCAGCACTGGTTGTTTTAACTGTAAGGttcttatatataatatatggcTGGTGTTAGTGATAGAAACCTAAAACTATTAAACCAGTATTCCTTTGATCATGGATTTTATGAAAAGAAGTTGATATATGCCCAGTTAATATTTTACCAGTTAGAGTTAAGATATTTTCATTTATGTTCTTTTTCAGTGCTTGGTTAAAGGCTGCCATAAAAGGATCCGTATCGTCCATACTATAGAATTCAACAATGGCGGTTCGGACATACAGATAATGAGAGTTGCTGTGTATGAAGAGGAATGGGTCAGTCCTGCTTCTATCAAACACCACAGGTATATTTTTTTCTTACATTTGTGATTACGAAGCATTGCTTCTCGAATGAACTAAATTACTATCACAACATAGATAACTttgggacaaaaatacccttgtCCCGAAAGAGTTGCTATGTTGGACACATCCACCCAAGCGTGAGTAACTAAAGTTCGACATTTAAGTGGATGTATCTAACAGTGCTAGTCTTTTGAGTATGTCGGTAAGAATTTTAGTTCTTTTGTGGGTAATTTTTGTCTTTTCGGTCCTGGAAGAATAAATATTTTTGGTTTCCCATGCATTTATTGTATTGGATGTTTAAAAAATTTACCAACAATGAAAACGTTAACTAATGTTCTAAGAGGTAAGAGCACTTATTAGCTCCCTATagtaaaaaagataagaaatgcAACTTGGCATGGATCTCCATCGGATGCATGTTTTTAATGTCAAGTTGCTGTTTGAAACAGTGATATGGAGTTTGATGTGGAGCCGTTTTCTCAAAGAAAGCGAACCAAGCCATCGGAGCTGATGGGGTCATGGAAAGTGTTTGAGGTTAGTGCCACTCCAGTGTACGGCGAGGAAACTGAGGTTGAAGAAAGAAATGGCTTCCCATATGTGTACCTTTGTACCGAAACCTTAAAGAAGCGGAGCCTCCCCGAGAGCAACTACTTTGGCGAGGAGGAGCAGATTGACATGCAAGATGTTACCATGCTATGGCTTCCTGGGGGTGTAACTTGCTACGTCGACATTGACAAGGATGGGATTCTTTGCATCGGAGTTGGTTGGTACTCCGACGAAGGAATCAACCTTGTGATGGAAAGAGACTATGGCCTGGATGGAAAACTCAAAGAGGTGAGATGGAAATCGGAGGTAAAAAGAAGATGGACTAATCCACCACGCCATGAGTAAGTCGCGCCTCATCCGTAATGGACAGAAGGACCACTACTTCGCCTTAGACCACCGTGCGAACATAGCAGTATCTAGCCGGGACTAGCAACAGGTTTTAACCAAGGATTAGAGGCTTTGTAAATTGGCTAGTATGAGAAATACTAACATCCAAAGCTATATCAAATTTACTTGTAATAATGTTCAAAATAGCATGCATGTATCATCTTTCAGTTAGTCATGTAATAGTAGTTAATAGAGCTAATAATGGGTAATAAAtaaacaatttttaaattttactgaatttaaaaaaattggtaAAACTGAATATTCTTCAAATAACTCAAAAATTTTATACATAATTTATTTCCTTTTTTTATACAATTTTTcttgatttctttctttttttccattCAATCATCCAACTGATAGGGTtatttcataaattttttttccatGAAATTACAATAATACAATtgttgaatgaaaaaaatgatgcGTCTCGGTgtaaattggaaaaagaaaatatagagcTTGCATGAAAAATTATAGCAAGTTTGAACCAATGCTAAGGAGAAACATTGTTTCAGTAAGACTGTCTATTGTAAAAAGGTTTTAGAAAGAATTTTacataaaataagaaaattacaaCAAAAAATGTGGATACACTAGATTCTTACATTTATCTTCCCCTCAAGTTAACATGAACTCAATTGTCCCTTAGTTAGTCATATATACATTTCTGAGGTATACAAGAAGAAAAGAGGTCAAAGAAATATTGTAACTAATTATAACACTGGTTGCTACCAAAAAGAATACTCAGTTTTATGAAACTGATCTCATAATGAGCTTGAAGCTGCAGTATCTGAGCTGATACCTCTTCTTATCATCCTTCCCTTTCTCATAGTCTCATTGCATGAAGCAAAGAACTCATGCCTTAAAGCTTCTTCAACACCGACCCTATTTCTTGGATTCACTGTCAGACACTTATCTATTAGATCAAACAATGATTTGGGGATTTCTAACTCGGGTCTCCTTGTGTTGACCTTGCACCACTTTTCTATGTCCCATGCTTGCAAGTACCGTTCATCTAGTAACTCCTGAAATCCAAGGAACATTAACAAAGATTACTTATAGACAGTAGACAAATATTAACTAAACATATTGTATTCATTTTTTCTTCTGTTTCTCTGAAAATTAAGAGATGTGTTTGTTATACTTTGCAAGTGACTAGAGCTATAAGCAGCCACCCGACATCTCTAAACATTATCCAAATGGCAATACAATTAAATCATCCCTATGCATGTCTGCGACGCAATGGCGTCTTTGGATCTACGTAGTGTTAGGCCTACAACAGCCGACGTAAGACTTTCTTGTATCCCAATCCATAGATACTACATGATGACGTCTTCAGATCCATATAGTTGACCCTAGCTACTGCCTTTATTTTTTTAATGGTAATATGAACTAGTGCTTGAATTCTAAAGAGAAAGTATTTCattgataattattttattcctTATACTAAttagaaaagaaattgaaaattttaatttctgtacGGATTCTTTGCAGCTTATACGCA from Arachis ipaensis cultivar K30076 chromosome B09, Araip1.1, whole genome shotgun sequence includes these protein-coding regions:
- the LOC107618816 gene encoding uncharacterized protein LOC107618816, whose product is MQSPSLYLTNTFTHTNNYNHHLGFNHSLSSSHNSFCPTFPKSSPCSKRGIIAQSQKPHNNKGVPKEGGVRVRGNKENVWSVDNELAKVATEREKGNSRGRRNRGRRMVKRKRHKGGRVIVTGAMLVEVETVLQTQEPVIKPIWNTFASSLSGIWKGVGAVFSPITAEMEPIEIGNKNENLYXXXXXXXXXAMPSPSGEHTSQIQRKVNWVTLNPYGEIPQQLEGNTEAKEGLDAGNVQTIRKHSVGGNSKNHILPAFESFDFERSDVMEEDVMGSEPGLVYFEDGSYSRGPVDIPVGEDDATKYYLTPTFKFEQCLVKGCHKRIRIVHTIEFNNGGSDIQIMRVAVYEEEWVSPASIKHHSDMEFDVEPFSQRKRTKPSELMGSWKVFEVSATPVYGEETEVEERNGFPYVYLCTETLKKRSLPESNYFGEEEQIDMQDVTMLWLPGGVTCYVDIDKDGILCIGVGWYSDEGINLVMERDYGLDGKLKEVRWKSEVKRRWTNPPRHE